The region ATACGATTATCCTCATGGGGAAGATCCACGAAGGAACCCGCATGTCGCGAGCGCTCTATGTGGCCAAGCATCGCGGCAGTCCTTGTGAAGAATCGATTGTGCCTTACACGATTACTGAGTCAGGCCTGAAGCTGCATCCCTCAAGCTGATGATCTCAGTGACAATGTCTGAAACATGACGATGTCGTATTCGTGACTTCGCCATGATGGGTTATTCCGAACGCTGAAGCCTTTGCAGATAAGTGGCGAGTGCTTCTTGCCAACTCGGCAGCGCTCCATAGCTTTGATGAAAGCGAGAAGTATCGAGCACGCTGTAACCTGGCCGGTGGGCCGGGGCATTGAACTCGGCTGTCGTGATCGGAATGACTTCGGTCGTGAGGCCTTGGAGTGAAAAGATCTCACGCGCCAGTTGAGCCCAGGTCGTACTCCCGGTGTTGGTGATATGCCAGATGCGTGACGTGAGATTGGTCTTGGGGTTGAAGGCATCGGGATCGACCAGAAGTGAACGAATGGCTTGCGCGACGTCTTGAGCCGATGAAGGCGTACACCACTGGTCATCGACCACTTTGAGCACAGGCCTTTGCTGAGCCAGTCTGAGCATGGTCTGAACGAAGTTTCCCTTGCCCTTTGCTGGGCGCTGCCCATAGAGGCCACAGGTGCGCACCACAACACTGTGCGGGCAGGCTTCGAGAGTGGCCTGTTCGCCAGCCAGTTTGCTGCGTGCGTAAACCGAAACGGGCTGCGGTTGATCAGTTTCCCGCCACGGCCTCGCATGAGCCCGATCGATGGTCTGGCCAAACACATGATCGGTGCTGATATAAACCAGCTTGGCACGATT is a window of Planctopirus limnophila DSM 3776 DNA encoding:
- the rfbD gene encoding dTDP-4-dehydrorhamnose reductase, yielding MVESVAILGGQGQLAFELQCLLAPDSGRSLSILGREDLDVTNAAQVDAVLSGIHPQIVINCAAQTQVDVAESTSENTFSINATGAGHIGRWCAANRAKLVYISTDHVFGQTIDRAHARPWRETDQPQPVSVYARSKLAGEQATLEACPHSVVVRTCGLYGQRPAKGKGNFVQTMLRLAQQRPVLKVVDDQWCTPSSAQDVAQAIRSLLVDPDAFNPKTNLTSRIWHITNTGSTTWAQLAREIFSLQGLTTEVIPITTAEFNAPAHRPGYSVLDTSRFHQSYGALPSWQEALATYLQRLQRSE